In the Aliarcobacter cryaerophilus genome, one interval contains:
- the rplJ gene encoding 50S ribosomal protein L10: MTRQEKSEIIDFLAAEFKNSLAVVVCDYKGLTHKELETLRKDARANNTKVQVVKNTLVTKAVKSAELGDIDLSGTNIYLWSDDQISACKVADKFATTTKDKFSIKSGIIEGEICDATRVNAFAKLPSREELLGMLASVWMGPVRNFTIGLDALRRKKEEEAA; the protein is encoded by the coding sequence ATGACTAGACAAGAAAAATCAGAAATTATTGATTTTTTAGCAGCTGAGTTTAAAAACTCTTTAGCAGTTGTTGTTTGTGACTATAAAGGTCTTACTCATAAAGAATTAGAAACTTTAAGAAAAGATGCAAGAGCAAACAATACTAAAGTTCAAGTTGTAAAAAATACATTAGTAACTAAAGCTGTTAAATCTGCTGAATTAGGAGATATTGATTTAAGTGGAACAAACATCTACTTATGGTCTGATGATCAAATTTCAGCTTGTAAAGTAGCTGATAAATTTGCAACTACTACAAAAGATAAATTCTCTATTAAATCAGGAATTATTGAAGGTGAAATTTGCGATGCTACTAGAGTTAATGCATTTGCTAAATTACCATCAAGAGAAGAACTTCTTGGAATGCTTGCATCTGTATGGATGGGACCTGTTAGAAACTTTACTATCGGTCTTGATGCTCTTAGAAGAAAAAAAGAAGAAGAGGCTGCTTAA
- the tuf gene encoding elongation factor Tu — protein sequence MAKEKFSRNKPHVNIGTIGHVDHGKTTTTAAISAVLALKYGGEMRDYDQIDNAPEERERGITIATSHIEYETDKRHYAHVDCPGHADYVKNMITGAAQMDGAILVIASTDGPMAQTREHILLSKQVGVPYIVVFLNKEDQLDPSDKDEMLELVEMEIRELLSTYDFPGDDTPIVAGSAFRALEEAKAGQVGPWAEKIVALMDAVDSYIPTPERDTDKPFLMPVEDVFSISGRGTVVTGRIELGTIKVGEEIEIVGFGDTRKTTVTGVEMFRKEMDQGQAGDNCGILLRGVKKEEVERGQVLCKPGTIKPHTEFKCEVYILSKEEGGRHTPFFSGYRPQFYVRTTDVTGSCVLNEGTEMVMPGDNVEMTVTLVAPIALEKGTKFAIREGGRTVGAGVISEIIK from the coding sequence ATGGCAAAAGAAAAGTTTTCAAGAAATAAACCGCACGTAAATATCGGTACAATCGGTCACGTTGACCACGGTAAAACTACTACAACTGCTGCAATTTCAGCTGTATTAGCTTTAAAATATGGTGGAGAGATGAGAGATTACGATCAAATCGATAATGCTCCAGAAGAGAGAGAAAGAGGAATTACTATTGCTACTTCTCATATTGAGTATGAAACTGATAAAAGACACTATGCTCACGTAGATTGTCCAGGTCACGCGGATTATGTTAAAAACATGATTACTGGTGCTGCTCAAATGGATGGAGCTATTTTAGTTATCGCTTCAACAGATGGACCAATGGCTCAAACAAGAGAGCACATCCTTCTTTCAAAACAAGTTGGAGTTCCTTATATAGTTGTATTCTTAAATAAAGAAGATCAATTAGATCCATCTGATAAAGATGAGATGTTAGAGTTAGTTGAGATGGAAATTAGAGAGTTACTTTCTACTTATGATTTCCCAGGTGATGATACTCCAATCGTAGCAGGTTCTGCATTTAGAGCATTAGAAGAAGCAAAAGCTGGTCAAGTTGGACCATGGGCTGAAAAAATCGTTGCATTAATGGATGCAGTTGATTCTTACATCCCAACTCCAGAAAGAGATACAGATAAACCATTCTTAATGCCTGTTGAAGATGTATTCTCAATTTCAGGAAGAGGAACAGTTGTTACTGGAAGAATTGAACTTGGAACTATCAAAGTTGGTGAAGAGATCGAAATCGTTGGATTTGGAGATACTAGAAAAACTACTGTTACTGGTGTTGAAATGTTCAGAAAAGAGATGGATCAAGGTCAAGCTGGAGATAACTGTGGTATTCTTTTAAGAGGTGTTAAAAAAGAAGAGGTTGAAAGAGGACAAGTTCTTTGTAAGCCAGGAACAATTAAGCCTCATACAGAATTTAAATGTGAAGTTTATATTCTTTCAAAAGAAGAAGGTGGAAGACATACTCCATTCTTTAGTGGATATAGACCACAATTCTATGTTAGAACAACAGACGTTACAGGTTCTTGTGTATTAAATGAAGGTACTGAAATGGTTATGCCAGGTGATAATGTTGAGATGACTGTTACTTTAGTTGCTCCAATTGCTCTTGAAAAAGGAACAAAGTTCGCTATTAGAGAAGGTGGAAGAACTGTTGGTGCTGGAGTTATTTCAGAAATCATCAAATAA
- the secE gene encoding preprotein translocase subunit SecE, whose translation MSKASNYINNVKSELAKVIFPVKSQIRTAYISVFIVVTVIALYLAMIDGAMSFTLSSVIK comes from the coding sequence ATGAGCAAGGCTAGTAACTATATAAATAATGTAAAATCAGAATTAGCTAAGGTTATATTTCCAGTAAAATCACAAATAAGAACGGCTTATATATCTGTATTTATTGTTGTTACAGTAATAGCTTTGTATCTTGCTATGATTGATGGAGCAATGTCTTTTACTCTATCTTCAGTAATTAAATAA
- the rplK gene encoding 50S ribosomal protein L11 produces MAKKVQGYLKLQIPAGAANPSPPVGPALGQRGVNIMEFCKAFNEKTKDKAGYRLPVVLTIYTDKSFTFEVKQPPMTELIKKISGIKKGSSNPLKQKIGKLTKDQIMEIVDMKIKDLNTDDREVAAKIVAGSARSIGIETEL; encoded by the coding sequence ATGGCTAAAAAAGTTCAAGGATATTTAAAATTACAAATACCTGCAGGTGCAGCAAACCCATCACCTCCAGTTGGACCAGCTCTTGGGCAAAGAGGTGTTAATATTATGGAATTTTGTAAAGCATTTAACGAAAAAACAAAAGATAAAGCTGGTTATAGATTACCAGTTGTTCTTACAATTTATACAGATAAAAGCTTTACTTTCGAAGTAAAACAACCGCCAATGACTGAACTTATTAAAAAAATTTCAGGAATTAAAAAAGGGAGTAGCAATCCACTTAAACAAAAAATTGGAAAGCTTACTAAAGATCAAATTATGGAAATCGTTGATATGAAAATCAAAGATTTAAATACTGATGATAGAGAAGTTGCTGCAAAAATTGTAGCTGGAAGTGCAAGATCTATAGGAATTGAAACAGAATTATAA
- the nusG gene encoding transcription termination/antitermination protein NusG has product MAHKWYAIQTYSGSELSVKKAMLKLADEMADDRIAEVLVPTEDLIEVKKGKKTIIERPLYPAYAFAKIDLDTALWHRIQSMPKVGRFIGESKKPTALSDKDINLILEKAKNKAAAKPKISFDEGEMVRINEGPFANFNGIVESFDLVSGLLKLNVSIFGRNTPVEISYTQVERIV; this is encoded by the coding sequence ATGGCACATAAATGGTATGCAATTCAGACATATTCAGGAAGCGAATTATCTGTTAAAAAAGCTATGTTAAAACTAGCAGATGAGATGGCTGATGATAGAATTGCTGAAGTATTAGTACCAACTGAAGATTTAATTGAAGTAAAAAAAGGTAAAAAAACTATTATAGAAAGACCTTTGTATCCTGCATATGCTTTTGCAAAAATTGATTTGGATACTGCTTTATGGCATAGAATACAATCAATGCCAAAAGTTGGAAGATTTATTGGTGAGTCTAAAAAACCAACAGCTTTAAGTGATAAAGATATAAATCTTATTTTAGAAAAAGCAAAAAATAAAGCAGCTGCAAAACCTAAAATCTCTTTTGATGAAGGAGAGATGGTAAGAATAAATGAGGGACCATTTGCAAACTTCAATGGAATAGTTGAAAGTTTTGATTTAGTTTCTGGATTATTAAAATTGAATGTATCTATATTTGGAAGAAATACTCCAGTTGAAATCTCTTATACACAAGTTGAGAGAATAGTTTAA
- the rplL gene encoding 50S ribosomal protein L7/L12, which produces MAISKEDVLEFISGLSVLELSELVKEFEEKFGVSAQPVAVAGAAVAVEAAEEKTEFDVIIVDSGDKKINVIKEIRAITGLGLKEAKDAAEQTPSTIKEGISKADAEAIKAQLEAAGAKVEVK; this is translated from the coding sequence ATGGCAATTTCTAAAGAAGACGTTTTAGAATTTATTTCTGGTTTATCTGTATTAGAATTATCAGAATTAGTAAAAGAATTTGAAGAAAAATTTGGAGTATCTGCACAACCTGTAGCAGTTGCTGGTGCTGCAGTTGCAGTTGAAGCTGCTGAAGAAAAAACTGAATTTGACGTAATTATCGTTGATTCAGGAGATAAAAAAATCAATGTAATTAAAGAAATTAGAGCAATTACTGGTTTAGGATTAAAAGAAGCAAAAGATGCTGCAGAGCAAACTCCTTCAACAATTAAAGAGGGAATTTCTAAAGCTGATGCTGAAGCAATCAAAGCTCAACTTGAAGCTGCTGGTGCAAAAGTAGAAGTTAAATAA
- the rplA gene encoding 50S ribosomal protein L1 has translation MAKVSKRYKALSAKVEDRKYSLADACNLVRDLKSAKFDESVEIALNLNVDPRHADQMIRGAVVLPNGTGKTVRVAVFAKGVKMDEAKAAGADIVGNDDLADDIQAGKINFDVLIATPDCMGIVGKVGRILGPKGLMPNPKTGTVTMDVTKAVNDAKGGQVTYRVDKKGNMQAAIGKVSFSAEAIKENAEAFIGAINKAKPSTAKGRYITNAAISLTMSPSVILDNMELLEIR, from the coding sequence ATGGCAAAAGTTTCAAAAAGATATAAAGCGTTAAGTGCAAAAGTTGAAGATAGAAAATACTCTTTAGCTGATGCTTGTAATTTAGTAAGAGATTTAAAATCTGCTAAATTTGATGAGAGTGTTGAAATTGCACTTAATTTAAATGTTGATCCAAGACATGCAGATCAAATGATTAGAGGAGCTGTTGTTCTTCCAAATGGTACAGGAAAAACTGTAAGAGTTGCTGTTTTTGCTAAAGGTGTAAAGATGGATGAAGCAAAAGCTGCAGGTGCTGATATTGTTGGGAATGATGATTTAGCTGATGATATCCAAGCTGGAAAAATCAACTTTGATGTTTTAATTGCAACTCCTGATTGTATGGGAATTGTTGGTAAAGTTGGAAGAATTCTTGGGCCAAAAGGTTTAATGCCAAATCCAAAAACTGGAACAGTTACAATGGATGTTACAAAAGCAGTTAATGATGCTAAAGGTGGTCAAGTAACTTATAGAGTTGATAAAAAAGGTAATATGCAAGCAGCTATTGGAAAAGTTTCATTCTCTGCAGAAGCTATTAAAGAAAATGCAGAAGCATTTATCGGAGCTATCAATAAAGCAAAACCTTCAACTGCAAAAGGAAGATATATTACTAATGCAGCAATTAGCTTAACAATGAGCCCATCAGTTATTTTAGATAATATGGAATTATTAGAGATTAGATAA
- the rpmG gene encoding 50S ribosomal protein L33 → MRIKIGLKCQESGDINYTTWKNPKTHTEKFEVRKYCPRLKKHTTHKEVKLKS, encoded by the coding sequence ATAAGAATTAAAATAGGATTAAAATGCCAAGAGAGTGGAGATATTAACTACACTACTTGGAAAAATCCAAAAACTCATACTGAAAAGTTTGAAGTTAGAAAATATTGTCCAAGATTAAAAAAACACACTACTCATAAAGAAGTGAAGTTAAAATCTTAA
- the murD gene encoding UDP-N-acetylmuramoyl-L-alanine--D-glutamate ligase, protein MQNLRILGKGKTALALKKRFPDATLYDDNDLESFDKNSNDLTIVSPGMPPHNKLVLSSKNIISDYDLFYDEMPFTIWISGTNGKTTTTQMCQYLLEKFDSCYGGNIGVPLSGLNKDKKIWILETSSFTLHYTNKAKPNIYILLPITEDHITWHGSFDEYKKAKLKPLELMNETDIAIIPDLYKDFKTSAYTIYYNSSDDLCNHFKIDKSKIKFNEPFLLDAIMAMVSRKIIFGDVDYDLINSYKIDKHKVEEFRDSKNRLWIDDSKATNYDATINALVPYKDKNIHIIIGGDDKGASLKPLFENIKELDIIIYAIGSNTQRVLNYCEEFKISCVKCEYLEEAVKNIDKNLKENSIGILSPAAASLDQFKSYAHRGDEFKKFVRNLS, encoded by the coding sequence ATGCAAAATTTAAGAATTTTAGGAAAAGGTAAAACAGCACTTGCTTTGAAAAAAAGATTTCCAGATGCTACTTTATATGATGATAATGATTTAGAATCTTTTGATAAAAATTCAAATGATTTAACTATTGTAAGCCCTGGAATGCCTCCACATAATAAACTTGTACTTTCCTCAAAAAATATTATTAGTGATTATGATCTATTTTATGATGAAATGCCTTTTACTATTTGGATTAGTGGAACAAATGGAAAAACTACAACAACACAAATGTGTCAATATCTGCTTGAAAAATTTGATTCTTGTTATGGTGGAAATATTGGTGTACCTTTAAGTGGATTAAATAAAGATAAGAAAATTTGGATACTTGAAACATCATCATTTACACTTCACTATACAAATAAAGCAAAACCAAATATCTATATTCTTTTACCAATAACAGAAGATCATATAACTTGGCATGGAAGTTTTGATGAATATAAAAAAGCAAAATTAAAACCTTTAGAACTTATGAATGAAACAGATATTGCTATTATCCCAGATTTATATAAAGATTTCAAAACATCTGCATATACAATTTATTATAATTCAAGTGATGATTTATGTAATCATTTTAAAATTGATAAGAGTAAAATAAAGTTCAATGAACCATTCTTACTGGATGCTATAATGGCAATGGTTTCAAGAAAGATAATTTTTGGTGATGTAGATTATGATTTAATTAACTCTTATAAGATTGATAAACACAAAGTTGAAGAGTTTAGAGATAGTAAAAATAGATTATGGATTGATGATAGTAAAGCTACAAATTATGATGCAACAATAAATGCATTAGTTCCATATAAAGATAAAAACATACATATTATTATTGGTGGTGATGATAAGGGTGCAAGCTTAAAACCTCTTTTTGAAAATATAAAAGAGTTGGATATTATTATTTATGCAATAGGAAGTAATACTCAAAGAGTTTTAAATTACTGCGAAGAGTTCAAAATATCTTGTGTTAAGTGTGAATATTTAGAAGAAGCAGTTAAAAATATAGATAAAAACTTAAAAGAAAATAGTATAGGAATACTTTCTCCAGCTGCAGCATCTCTTGATCAATTTAAATCTTATGCTCATAGAGGAGATGAATTTAAAAAGTTTGTGAGAAATTTAAGTTAA